The Helianthus annuus cultivar XRQ/B chromosome 16, HanXRQr2.0-SUNRISE, whole genome shotgun sequence genome includes a window with the following:
- the LOC110918693 gene encoding damage-control phosphatase At2g17340 isoform X1: MESSGEMVAFPLLITPIENNYRASTIPYRFPSDNPNKPTPIELSWINLFQNSIPSFKKRAESDDTVPDAPAKAEKFAQRYGEILEDFKKDPESHGGPPDCILLCRIRELILREVGFRDIFKKVKDEENAKAISLFKDVVNLNDAIEEELKRVENLVRGIFAGNIFDLGSATLAELFSKDGMSFLASCQNIVPRPWVIDDLDAFIAKWSKKPWKKAVIFVDNSGADIILGILPFARELLRCGTQVVLAANDLPSINDVTYHELLEIISKLKDENGKLMGVDTQNLLIANSGNDLPVIDLSSVSQELAYLASDADLVVLEGMGRGIETNLYAQFKCDSLKIGMVKHPEVAQFLGGRLYDCVFKFNEVSSG; this comes from the exons ATGGAGAGCTCAGGAGAGATGGTGGCGTTCCCATTGCTAATAACACCGATCGAGAACAATTACAGGGCATCCACCATCCCCTACAGATTCCCATCTGACAACCCCAACAAACCAACTCCCATTGAGCTCTCTTGGATCAACCTCTTTCAAAATTCCATTCCCTCTTTCAA GAAGAGAGCTGAAAGTGATGATACTGTTCCTGATGCTCCTGCTAAAGCTGAAAAGTTTGCTCAAAg GTATGGTGAAATACTAGAGGACTTCAAAAAGGATCCTGAAAGTCATGGTGGACCGCCGGATTGTATA CTTCTTTGTCGTATTCGTGAGCTTATCCTCAGAGAGGTTGGTTTCAGAGACATATTCAAGAAGGTCAAG GACGAAGAAAACGCCAAAGCAATTTCCTTGTTTAAGGATGTTGTCAATTTGAATGACGCCATTGAGGAAGAACTAAAGCGAGTGGAGAATTTGGTCAGAGGAATATTTGCAGGGAatatatttgatctaggatctgCAACG CTTGCAGAGTTATTCTCTAAAGATGGAATGTCATTCTTGGCAAGTTGTCAAAATATCGTTCCCCGACCTTGGGTTATTGATGATTTAGATGCTTTCATTGCAAAATGGAGCAAGAAACCTTGGAAAAAG GCTGTCATATTTGTTGACAACTCTGGTGCAGATATTATCTTGGGTATATTGCCCTTTGCTAGAGAACTGCTTCGTTGTGGGACTCAG GTTGTGTTGGCAGCTAATGACCTACCATCGATCAACGATGTAACTTATCATGAGCTACTGGAGATCATATCAAAG TTGAAGGATGAAAATGGAAAGCTCATGGGTGTTGATACTCAGAATCTTTTGATTGCAAATTCTGGTAACGATTTGCCG GTTATCGATCTCTCGAGTGTGTCTCAAGAGCTTGCATACCTTGCAAGTGATGCTGACCTGGTAGTTTTGGAAGGAATG GGCCGTGGAATCGAGACAAACCTGTATGCTCAATTTAAATGTGATTCCCTCAAGATCGGAATG GTGAAGCATCCGGAAGTTGCGCAGTTCCTGGGTGGGAGACTATATGATTGTGTATTCAAGTTTAATGAAGTTTCAAGTGGTTGA
- the LOC110918693 gene encoding damage-control phosphatase At2g17340 isoform X2, with translation MESSGEMVAFPLLITPIENNYRASTIPYRFPSDNPNKPTPIELSWINLFQNSIPSFKKRAESDDTVPDAPAKAEKFAQRYGEILEDFKKDPESHGGPPDCILLCRIRELILREVGFRDIFKKVKDEENAKAISLFKDVVNLNDAIEEELKRVENLVRGIFAGNIFDLGSATLAELFSKDGMSFLASCQNIVPRPWVIDDLDAFIAKWSKKPWKKAVIFVDNSGADIILGILPFARELLRCGTQVVLAANDLPSINDVTYHELLEIISKDENGKLMGVDTQNLLIANSGNDLPVIDLSSVSQELAYLASDADLVVLEGMGRGIETNLYAQFKCDSLKIGMVKHPEVAQFLGGRLYDCVFKFNEVSSG, from the exons ATGGAGAGCTCAGGAGAGATGGTGGCGTTCCCATTGCTAATAACACCGATCGAGAACAATTACAGGGCATCCACCATCCCCTACAGATTCCCATCTGACAACCCCAACAAACCAACTCCCATTGAGCTCTCTTGGATCAACCTCTTTCAAAATTCCATTCCCTCTTTCAA GAAGAGAGCTGAAAGTGATGATACTGTTCCTGATGCTCCTGCTAAAGCTGAAAAGTTTGCTCAAAg GTATGGTGAAATACTAGAGGACTTCAAAAAGGATCCTGAAAGTCATGGTGGACCGCCGGATTGTATA CTTCTTTGTCGTATTCGTGAGCTTATCCTCAGAGAGGTTGGTTTCAGAGACATATTCAAGAAGGTCAAG GACGAAGAAAACGCCAAAGCAATTTCCTTGTTTAAGGATGTTGTCAATTTGAATGACGCCATTGAGGAAGAACTAAAGCGAGTGGAGAATTTGGTCAGAGGAATATTTGCAGGGAatatatttgatctaggatctgCAACG CTTGCAGAGTTATTCTCTAAAGATGGAATGTCATTCTTGGCAAGTTGTCAAAATATCGTTCCCCGACCTTGGGTTATTGATGATTTAGATGCTTTCATTGCAAAATGGAGCAAGAAACCTTGGAAAAAG GCTGTCATATTTGTTGACAACTCTGGTGCAGATATTATCTTGGGTATATTGCCCTTTGCTAGAGAACTGCTTCGTTGTGGGACTCAG GTTGTGTTGGCAGCTAATGACCTACCATCGATCAACGATGTAACTTATCATGAGCTACTGGAGATCATATCAAAG GATGAAAATGGAAAGCTCATGGGTGTTGATACTCAGAATCTTTTGATTGCAAATTCTGGTAACGATTTGCCG GTTATCGATCTCTCGAGTGTGTCTCAAGAGCTTGCATACCTTGCAAGTGATGCTGACCTGGTAGTTTTGGAAGGAATG GGCCGTGGAATCGAGACAAACCTGTATGCTCAATTTAAATGTGATTCCCTCAAGATCGGAATG GTGAAGCATCCGGAAGTTGCGCAGTTCCTGGGTGGGAGACTATATGATTGTGTATTCAAGTTTAATGAAGTTTCAAGTGGTTGA
- the LOC110917189 gene encoding pentatricopeptide repeat-containing protein At2g03880, mitochondrial gives MKSISNCNPKCIPAIAAVTVQSLLHIHHQAHPSPLQPTLPNTRLDDFTAACYRRDLPAAMKALSFMQKHEIWADSVTYSELIKCCLARGAVREGKLVHKHVFSAGYQPKTFLINTLINMYVKFNLLDEARKLFDEMPERNVVSWTTMIAAFSNAGIKDEALKFLIFMLRNGVRPNMFTYSSILQACSGLPSLRQIHCSITKAGLDSDVFVRSALIDNYSKWGELSNALTVFNEMETQDLIVWNSVIGAFAQNSDGDEALNLFKRMKRCGFLADQATLTSVLRACTGLALLELGRQVHVHVLKYHRDLILSNALLDMYCKCGSMEDARFEFTRMVHKDVISWSTMIIGLAQNGFSHEAIEMFEKMTSSCTKPNYITMVGVLFACSHAGFVDKGRSYFQSMENVYGVKPGREHYGCMVDLLGRAGKLNEAVELIHNMEPEPDAVTWRTLLGACRIHHNMDLAAYAAKRVLDLDPDDAGTYILLSNIYVNTHRWDDAEQVRKIMKSNNVRKEPGCSWIEVDKQIHAFVLRDNSHPDIDEITRRLIQYVKRLREVGYVPDTSFVLHDVEGEQMEDPLLYHSEKLAIVYGLMALTKGKTVRIRKNLRICGDCHLFAKLLAQMEGRNIVIRDPIRYHHFQGGVCSCGDYW, from the coding sequence ATGAAATCAATCTCCAATTGCAATCCGAAATGTATTCCTGCTATCGCTGCTGTTACAGTACAGTCGTTGCTGCATATTCATCATCAAGCACATCCCAGTCCCCTCCAACCGACCTTACCTAACACCCGGCTTGATGATTTCACTGCCGCCTGCTACCGCAGAGACCTCCCGGCTGCCATGAAAGCTCTGAGCTTCATGCAAAAGCACGAAATTTGGGCTGATTCTGTAACATATTCCGAGCTCATCAAGTGCTGTTTGGCTCGAGGCGCGGTTCGAGAAGGAAAACTAGTCCATAAACACGTTTTCTCCGCTGGATACCAGCCAAAAACTTTCTTGATTAATACCCTTATCAATATGTACGTTAAGTTTAACTTATTGGATGAAGCACGGAaactgttcgatgaaatgcctgaGAGAAATGTAGTCTCTTGGACCACCATGATAGCTGCTTTTTCTAATGCGGGAATAAAAGACGAGGCCCTGAAGTTCTTGATTTTTATGCTGAGAAACGGTGTTCGTCCTAATATGTTCACTTATTCTTCTATTTTGCAAGCCTGCAGTGGTTTACCGAGCCTCAGGCAGATCCATTGCAGCATAACTAAAGCCGGTTTGGACTCTGATGTGTTCGTAAGAAGTGCACTCATCGATAACTACTCCAAGTGGGGCGAACTGTCAAACGCGTTAACCGTTTTTAACGAGATGGAGACACAAGATTTGATAGTTTGGAACTCAGTAATCGGTGCCTTTGCTCAGAATAGTGACGGAGATGAAGCTTTGAACCTCTTCAAACGAATGAAACGATGTGGGTTTTTGGCCGATCAGGCGACATTAACTAGCGTTTTGAGAGCTTGCACTGGGTTGGCCCTGTTGGAACTCGGAAGACAAGTGCATGTTCATGTGTTGAAGTACCACCGAGACTTGATTCTCAGCAACGCGCTTCTTGACATGTACTGCAAGTGCGGTAGCATGGAGGATGCACGGTTTGAGTTTACGAGAATGGTGCACAAGGATGTGATCTCTTGGAGCACCATGATAATCGGTCTCGCTCAAAACGGTTTCAGTCATGAAGCAATAGAAATGTTCGAGAAAATGACAAGCTCGTGCACCAAACCTAACTACATAACAATGGTCGGTGTACTATTTGCTTGTAGCCACGCGGGATTCGTAGATAAGGGACGATCATACTTTCAATCAATGGAAAACGTTTACGGCGTTAAACCAGGTAGAGAGCACTACGGTTGCATGGTCGATCTACTCGGAAGAGCAGGGAAGCTTAACGAGGCTGTCGAGTTAATACACAACATGGAACCGGAACCGGATGCTGTGACATGGAGAACTTTGCTTGGTGCGTGTAGGATTCACCACAACATGGATCTAGCTGCGTATGCCGCTAAACGCGTACTAGATCTCGACCCGGATGACGCAGGAACTTACATTCTGTTATCAAATATTTACGTGAATACTCACCGGTGGGACGATGCCGAACAAGTGAGGAAGATCATGAAAAGCAACAACGTGAGGAAGGAACCGGGGTGTAGCTGGATAGAAGTAGATAAACAGATTCACGCGTTTGTATTACGGGACAATTCACATCCTGACATAGATGAGATCACACGGAGGTTGATCCAGTATGTTAAGAGATTACGGGAAGTGGGTTACGTTCCGGATACGAGTTTCGTGTTGCATGATGTTGAAGGGGAACAAATGGAAGATCCGTTGTTGTACCACAGTGAAAAGCTGGCAATTGTATATGGCCTGATGGCTTTAACAAAGGGAAAGACCGTAAGGATCAGGAAAAACCTTAGAATCTGCGGTGACTGCCATCTGTTTGCGAAACTTTTGGCGCAAATGGAGGGCCGCAACATAGTTATCCGAGATCCAATTCGTTACCATCACTTTCAAGGAGGAGTTTGCTCCTGTGGAGATTATTGGTAG